From Apium graveolens cultivar Ventura unplaced genomic scaffold, ASM990537v1 ctg4214, whole genome shotgun sequence, a single genomic window includes:
- the LOC141701617 gene encoding uncharacterized protein LOC141701617, with translation MAYHSRSISLPSRSHPFTASVDEHLCRLRTPEETSSSSISIKCNKLSALKDLYECVESLLQLPSTQQDHCSCSEDILGGSIRLLDLCSTSKDAISQMRASVQDLESSLRRKETDVSGKARSYLISTRKAYKTVSKCFSSSNKLKINKNSETAAIVSLLREVEDVSIRVFDSIFSSICPAKETSKQNRWSMVFKSTQSKRVHCEGDNQVQKMELALEALYKKSSTGNDIMGTQEVQKCLMALDMNMQECQEELDCLVRSLIIEN, from the coding sequence ATGGCTTACCATTCGCGTTCCATCAGCTTACCATCTAGATCTCATCCTTTCACTGCCAGTGTTGACGAGCACTTGTGTAGATTAAGGACTCCAGAAGAGACATCCTCTTCATCGATTTCAATCAAGTGCAACAAATTATCTGCGCTTAAAGACTTGTACGAGTGTGTAGAAAGTTTGCTTCAATTGCCATCCACACAACAAGATCATTGCAGCTGTTCAGAAGATATTCTTGGCGGGTCAATCAGGTTATTGGATTTGTGCAGCACCTCAAAAGATGCTATCTCGCAAATGAGAGCTTCTGTTCAAGATCTCGAGTCATCTTTAAGAAGAAAGGAAACTGATGTATCAGGGAAAGCTAGAAGCTACTTGATCTCTACGAGAAAAGCGTACAAAACAGTTTCAAAGTGCTTTTCTAGTTCTAACAAATTAAAGATTAACAAAAACAGTGAGACGGCTGCTATTGTTAGCCTTTTAAGAGAAGTTGAAGATGTCAGCATCAGAGTATTTGATTCTATTTTCTCCTCAATCTGTCCTGCTAAGGAAACATCAAAGCAAAACAGATGGTCAATGGTTTTCAAGTCAACACAATCCAAGCGTGTACATTGTGAAGGAGACAACCAAGTTCAGAAAATGGAATTGGCTTTAGAAGCTTTGTACAAGAAATCAAGCACGGGAAACGATATTATGGGAACTCAAGAAGTACAGAAATGTTTGATGGCATTGGACATGAACATGCAAGAATGTCAAGAAGAATTAGACTGTCTGGTTCGATCATTGATCATTGAAAATTGA
- the LOC141701619 gene encoding ATP-dependent zinc metalloprotease FTSH, chloroplastic-like: MASKQFFGSQLVLLSPPTPKTSRSSSSSSLPLLFKRRFLIAHSLLNHKNNKKPKNLRLVQDLTSNAALAALLFSSVSPKAFALDEIVSPPSPPEVIQAEAAAVKSSPFSQTLSLDAPKTQAVSELPEGAQWRYSEFLNAVKKGKVERVRFNKDGGVLQLTAIDGRRASVVVPNDPDLIDILAMNGVDISVSEGESSNGLLGFIGNLLFPFLAFAGLFFLFQRAQGGSGGPGGMGGPMDFGRSKSKFQEVPETGVTFADVAGADQAKLELQEVVDFLKNPDKYTALGAKIPKGCLLVGPPGTGKTLLARAVAGEAGTPFFSCAASEFVELFVGVGASRVRDLFEKAKSKAPCIVFIDEIDAVGRQRGAGMGGGNDEREQTINQLLTEMDGFSGNSGVIVLAATNRPDVLDSALLRPGRFDRQVTVDRPDVAGRVKILQVHSRGKALAKDVDFDKVARRTPGFTGADLQNLMNEAAILAARRELKEISKDEIADALERIIAGPEKKNAVVSEEKKKLVAYHEAGHALVGALMPEYDPVAKISIIPRGQAGGLTFFAPSEERLESGLYSRSYLENQMAVALGGRVAEEVIFGKENVTTGASNDFMQVSRVARQMVERFGFSKKIGQVAVGGSGGDPFLGQQMSSQKDYSMATADVVDSEVRELVEKAYARATEIINTHIDILHKLALLLIEKESVDGEEFMSLFIDGKAELYVA; encoded by the exons ATGGCTTCTAAGCAATTCTTTGGTTCTCAATTAGTACTACTCTCACCTCCAACTCCCAAAACATcaagatcatcatcttcatcttctttaccTTTACTCTTTAAAAGAAGATTCTTGATAGCCCATTCACTTCTTAATCACAAAAACAACAAAAAGCCCAAGAATTTAAGACTTGTTCAAGATTTGACTTCCAATGCTGCTTTAGCTGCCTTGCTTTTTTCTTCTGTTTCACCAAAAGCTTTTGCTTTAGATGAAATTGTTTCACCTCCAAGCCCTCCTGAGGTGATTCAAGCTGAGGCTGCTGCTGTAAAGTCTTCGCCTTTTTCGCAAACTCTTTCATTGGATGCTCCCAAAACTCAAGCTGTTTCTGAGCTTCCTGAGGGTGCTCAATGGAGGTATAGTGAGTTCTTGAATGCTGTTAAAAAGGGTAAAGTTGAGAGAGTTAGGTTTAATAAAGATGGGGGTGTTCTTCAACTTACTGCTATTGATGGTAGAAGAGCTAGTGTTGTTGTGCCTAATGATCCTGATTTAATTGATATTTTAGCTATGAATGGTGTTGATATTTCGGTTTCTGAGGGTGAATCTAGTAATGGGTTGTTAGGGTTTATTGGGAATTTGTTGTTTCCATTTCTTGCTTTTGCTGGATTGTTTTTTCTGTTTCAGAGAGCTCAGGGAGGGTCTGGAGGGCCTGGTGGGATGGGTGGGCCTATGGATTTTGGTAGGTCGAAATCGAAGTTTCAGGAGGTTCCTGAGACTGGTGTGACATTTGCTGATGTTGCTGGGGCTGATCAGGCTAAATTGGAATTACAGGAGGTGGTTGATTTCTTGAAAAACCCGGATAAGTACACTGCTTTGGGAGCTAAAATTCCTAAAGGGTGTCTTTTGGTTGGACCTCCGGGGACAGGGAAGACGCTTTTGGCTAGGGCGGTGGCAGGTGAAGCTGGCACTCCGTTCTTCTCGTGTGCTGCTTCTGAGTTTGTGGAATTGTTTGTTGGTGTTGGTGCGTCGAGAGTGAGGGATTTGTTTGAGAAGGCAAAGTCGAAAGCTCCTTgcattgtgtttatcgatgagATTGATGCTGTGGGGAGGCAGAGAGGAGCTGGAATGGGAGGTGGAAATGATGAGAGAGAGCAGACTATTAACCAGCTGTTGACAGAGATGGATGGATTCTCGGGTAATTCTGGGGTTATAGTCTTGGCTGCTACCAATAGACCCGATGTTCTTGATTCAGCATTGTTAAGGCCTGGAAGGTTCGATAGACAGGTTACAGTGGACAGGCCTGATGTTGCCGGCAGAGTCAAGATTCTTCAG GTGCACTCCAGAGGAAAGGCTTTAGCAAAGGATGTGGATTTTGATAAGGTTGCAAGGAGAACGCCAGGTTTTACCGGGGCTGATTTGCAAAACTTGATGAATGAAGCAGCCATTCTTGCCGCTAGACGCGAACTTAAAGAAATCAGCAAAGATGAGATTGCTGATGCTCTTGAGAGGATAATTGCTGGTCCAGAGAAGAAAAATGCTGTTGTATCAGAAGAGAAGAAAAAATTGGTTGCTTACCATG AGGCAGGGCATGCTTTGGTTGGAGCACTCATGCCTGAATATGATCCAGTAGCCAAAATATCTATCATTCCTCGAGGTCAAGCTGGCGGGCTTACCTTTTTCGCCCCAAGTGAAGAGAGGCTTGAATCTGGCTTGTACAGCAGAAGTTACCTTGAGAATCAGATGGCTGTTGCTCTTGGTGGAAG GGTCGCGGAAGAGGTCATTTTTGGCAAAGAGAATGTAACAACAGGAGCATCAAATGACTTTATGCAAGTATCACGAGTTGCCCGTCAGATGGTTGAGAGATTTGGGTTCAGCAAAAAGATTGGACAAGTGGCTGTAGGTGGATCCGGAGGGGATCCCTTCCTTGGTCAGCAG ATGTCATCACAGAAAGATTACTCAATGGCAACTGCTGATGTGGTGGATTCCGAAGTAAGAGAGCTAGTAGAGAAGGCGTACGCAAGGGCCACAGAGATCATCAACACACACATTGACATACTACACAAGCTTGCCCTACTTCTTATAGAGAAGGAAAGTGTCGATGGGGAAGAGTTCATGAGCCTTTTCATCGATGGCAAGGCTGAGCTATATGTTGCATAA
- the LOC141701620 gene encoding uncharacterized protein LOC141701620, which yields MHSSDSEEVLGASIRLLDLCNTMKDAFSQMRASVQDLESSLRRKEADMSNKLRIYLICMKKVNKKVSICLNKSQNEKSNQTSAVMSLLREVEEQNRWSLVFKPTQSKRVHGVSEGNTNEAQKMQMDIKAMYKQKIDMQSDSSLIQETQKGLMALDMNLQQCEEDLDCIFRSLIKTRVSILNALNH from the exons ATGCATTCTAGCGATTCTGAGGAAGTTCTTGGTGCATCTATTAGGCTTTTGGATTTGTGCAACACAATGAAAGATGCATTTTCACAAATGAGAGCTTCTGTGCAAGATCTTGAGTCATCTCTTCGAAGAAAAGAAGCTGATATGTCAAACAAACTTAGAATCTACTTAATATGTATGAAAAAGGTCAACAAAAAGGTTTCTATATGCCTTAACAAATCACAAAATGAGAAAAGCAATCAGACTTCTGCTGTTATGAGCCTCCTGAGAGAAGTAGAAGAA CAAAATCGGTGGTCACTGGTTTTCAAGCCAACGCAATCAAAACGTGTACACGGAGTCAGTGAAGGCAATACCAATGAAGCTCAAAAAATGCAAATGGATATTAAAGCAATGTACAAGCAGAAAATCGACATGCAATCTGATTCCTCGCTGATTCAGGAAACGCAGAAGGGATTGATGGCACTGGACATGAACTTGCAACAATGTGAGGAGGATTTAGACTGCATTTTTCGATCTTTGATCAAGACTAGAGTCTCAATTCTCAATGCACTCAACCATTAG
- the LOC141701618 gene encoding uncharacterized protein LOC141701618, with translation MAGSIAVSKPTSHSRSSSFPSKSHPLTTSVEDQLSRLRASETASTSASTTCDNLDSLQDLHQHINELFHLPSFQRAFSKKRSALDEILEGSLRLLEFCSIAKEALLSTKDSIQVLQSSLRRKTRETGLTLEVMAYMVSRKKIKQLVSKSMKSLINFEKNISLPLSNEDADLVAIVNMAREVHAISFSVLKSVLSHVSETKVTSKQSGWLKVSKLMKPKRVSFDTKETEGHEMKKIDEALNAFTTQKSFKDNTVHNVLKQLQTLECSIQELEEGLEPIFRCLLNTRVSLLNVLNH, from the coding sequence ATGGCTGGTTCTATTGCAGTTTCCAAACCAACTTCCCATTCAAGATCAAGCAGCTTCCCATCTAAATCTCATCCTCTGACCACAAGTGTTGAGGATCAGCTAAGCAGATTAAGGGCTTCTGAAACTGCCTCCACCTCGGCATCTACAACATGTGACAACTTGGATAGCCTTCAAGATCTGCATCAACACATCAACGAGTTGTTTCATTTGCCATCATTCCAGAGAGCCTTCTCCAAGAAAAGGTCTGCACTGGATGAGATTTTAGAAGGTTCTCTCAGGTTACTAGAATTTTGCTCAATTGCAAAGGAAGCGTTGTTGAGTACAAAGGACTCTATCCAAGTACTCCAATCATCTCTTCGGAGAAAAACTAGAGAAACTGGCTTGACACTGGAAGTTATGGCTTATATGGTCTCAAGAAAGAAGATCAAACAGCTAGTTTCCAAGAGCATGAAAAGTTTAATCAATTTCGAAAAAAATATCAGCCTACCACTCTCaaatgaagatgctgatcttgtAGCCATTGTGAACATGGCAAGAGAAGTACATGCTATCAGTTTTTCGGTCTTGAAGTCAGTCTTGTCTCACGTGTCTGAGACAAAAGTGACTTCAAAGCAGAGTGGATGGCTAAAAGTTTCCAAATTGATGAAACCAAAACGTGTTTCGTTTGACACAAAAGAAACTGAAGGCCATGaaatgaagaagattgatgaggcTTTAAATGCCTTCACTACTCAGAAATCTTTCAAAGACAACACTGTGCACAATGTGCTGAAGCAATTGCAGACACTAGAATGTAGCATTCAGGAGCTTGAAGAGGGATTAGAACCCATATTTAGATGCTTATTAAACACTCGTGTTTCTCTTCTAAATGTACTCAATCACTAG